Genomic segment of Candidatus Chlorohelix allophototropha:
GCATTAGTGGCGGGTTTGTATTTTTTTGAGAATCGCAAGTTGTGGTTATATCTCCTGTCGTTGCTGGCGTTTGGCGGCGCGATATTCTCAAAAGAGTCGGCGATAACCTTTCCACTAGTTTTACTCGTAATCGGTTGGCTGGCAAATAAACCGGGAGCACGTTCCAAAACCGTTTTGTTATACCTGCTACCCTACGGATTGGTAATCGGCTTGTATCTGGCATTACGAATCGAGGTATTGGGCAGTGTGGGAGGTTACAACAATAACGGACGCGACTTGTTCTTTATTAGCTGGAATGGAACGCTTGGTTCATGGATTCCACTGCTTTTCCCCCTAAATCTGAAAAGTGTGGGGCTAATTCCCGCGCTGGCAATCGCCGCATTACTAGCTTCTGGATATATAGGCTTGGGGTATTTGTTATGGCGGCAACGCTCGTTGCAAATCAGGCAAATTCTCCCTGCATTGGGCTTGTTTTACTTGAGCTACCTTCCGGCGCTTGACACGTCGCCCGTAACCACTGACTTGCTGCAATCCCGCAATCTATATCTACCTTCTGCCGGGTTCTGCCTAGCGTTAGGCATATGCTTCAACTGGCTTCAAACCAGAAAGGCAACGCTTCCCACTCTAGCAGTTTTAATTTCAACCGTAGCGGGGCTGGCGCTGGCGCTTTTGCCTTGGTGGCAATCCGGTGCAGTGATTAACGACACAATAGAGCAAGTAAAAGAAGCTAATTTGCCGCTTTCTCCCGGCGATACCATCTATTACGAGGGGTTGCCCGACAGTTACAACGGCGCTTATCTATGGCGAAATGGGTTGAACGAAGCCACCCAACTAGTGCTACAGACCGGAGTAAGCGGTTATAACCGCACTGCCAGCTTAAAGATTGATTATCGTCGTGCAGATTCCGGTCATATATGGTTCGTGCGGTACGCGCTGGATAAAAACGTTCCGGCATTGCGACGCACCTTTGTATATGCGGTTTCCCAGCAGGATAGACAATATGCTAGTACAGAAAGCAAAAGTTGGGATTTTTCCGGTTGTGATACGCAGGGTTGGGAATGGGAAGATTCATCGCGTTTGAGTTGCGAGAACAAGCGGGGGTTTTATTACTATCTCTACGGAGCTAAAACCACTTTCAGCTTAGAGAGTCCCGGATTCGAGTCAGAAGCCTCGCCCTTATACCTACAAATGGATGTGCTAACCAACTATGATTTTCAGCAGCCTCAAATATTAAGCGAAATAGGCTTGTCAGAAGGCGATAAAATGCCGGACACATACTTTAACTTTGACCTGAGCGCGGATGGGCGATACCGTCGCTATTTCTTTATCCTGCCTGACATGCCTGACCATAAAAATCCGTTACACCTCAACCTTAGAATTAATAAATGCCGTAACGATATTTTGTGGCAAAATTTCAACTTGGTGAACTTACCGAAATAAAAAAAGGGATACGCGGCGGCGCATCCCTCCAAAGTCTTTATTAGGCGTAGAGCCGCGCAAGCACATCATCTTTGATGGTAAAGGTGTGTTCAGTCGCCGGAAACTGCCCGTTCACCACCTCATCGCGGTATTGCGTCAGCGCATCCTCAATCATGCCGTAAACATTGGCATATTTTTTGACGAAACGCGGCGTGAAGCGGTCAAAAAGCCCAATCAAGTCGTGCATTACCAGCACCTGTCCATCACAACCTGCGCCAGCCCCTATACCGATGGTGGGAATCTTGATTGAATTGGTAATCATAGTAGCGAGCCGATCAGGAATTGCCTCCAGCACGATGGCAAAGCAACCCGCTTCTTCCATCGCCTTGGCATCTTCCAGCAAACGGCGTGCCCCTTCCTCATCCCGCCCCTGCACCTTAAAGCCGCCGGTAGCCGAGACCAATTGCGGCAACAAGCCGATATGCCCCATCACCGGAATACCGCTTCGCACTATTGCCCGCGCAATCTCAGCCTGATATACGCCACCCTCTAGTTTAACCGCATCCATACCCGCCTCTTTGAGAAAGCGAACAGCATTGCGGATAGCCTCTTCCGATCCGGTCTGGTATGAACCAAAAGGCATATCACCCACCAGTATTGAATCTTTTGCACCACGCCTTACCGCTTTACAGTGGTGTAGCATTTCTTCCATAGTGACAGATACGGTGCTATCGTAACCCAACACTACCATTGCCAGTGAATCGCCTACCAATATCATATCCATACCGACTCTATCAGCAATCAGAGCAGAGGGATAATCATAGGCAGTAACCATTGCGATTTTGGGTGCGCCAGCAGTAGCTTTACGCCCCATTATTTCAGGAATGGTTTTTTTCTTCGATTGAGTTAGAGTCTTTGCCATTTTTATTGCCTTTCTATTTGCCTGTCGCCCGTCTTGCGGTGCAACGGCACTATATAATTCAACGACTCATGAGTACAACCTCAATGTCGCGCTCATTATCCAGTATTTCAAGTTGGTAACGATGTTGATCACGCCGACTAACCCGCAAACTCACAGGTTGGTTGCCAATGTTCAAGCCTTTCAACTCCACCCAATCTATATAAGGAGGAAAATAAGGTCGTAAGATTACCCGGCGCAAAGTAGCATTCACTTCAAGACCAAGCATAGTTTGAAGAAAGAGAAGCGCCGCACCAGCAGTCCATGCTTGCGGGCTGCAACTGACCGGATATTCGGCGGGTGCGCTATAGTAACGGGTATCCTGCTGGAAGCCGCAATATAGCTCAGGCAACCGAAAATAAGTGAAACGTTGCGCCGCATTGAAAATCTGCGAAATTATCGAAATAGCCTCTTCATTATGGCGAACTCGCTTTAAACCCGCCGCTGCCAGCGAATTATCATGAGGCCAAACGCTGCCGTTATGGTAGCTCATAGGGTTAAACGAAGGGGCGTTGGAACTGAGCGTGCGTAAGCCCCACCCACTACTCATATCTTCGGCAGTAAGTTTTTTTACCACTGCTTCCACTTTATCATCCGCCACAAGACCACACCAAAGACAGTGGGCAGGGTTCGACGTAATACTAGAAATTTGCTTTTTATCACGATCTAAAGCCTGTGCAAAAAACTGCGCTTCCGGCATCCAGAAAACCTCGTTAAAACGTTGTTTGAGAGTTTCCGCTTCACGACGCAAACGAGCCGCCCATTCGTGCTCACCTTTGCGTTCAAGTACTTCTGCAACGCCAATTTTCGCAGCGTAAACGTAACCTTGCGCTTCCACCAACGCGATGGGTTGTTTTGGTAATGACCCGTCTGCCATCAATAGCGAAATAGCGCTATCCTTCCACCCCTGATTTTTAACGCCGCGCTCGTTATGGCAATCATATTCAATGAAACCATCACCATCTCGATCACCATAATTATCAATCCAATCAAGCGCGGCTTTGACATTTGGCAGCAACTCACGATATAAGCTGTCACTATCCAACCAGCACATGGTTGCAGCAAAGAGCATCAGGAAAAGAGGGGTGCTATCCACCGCACCGAAATAGGGAATATGCGGCATTTCATGGAGCAAGGTCATTTCGCCCGCCCGCATTTCGTGCAGAATTTTGCCCGGTTCTTCTTCATTCCAATCGTTTACCACCTTACCCTGATGTTGTGCCAAAAATCGCAGAGTCCCAACAGCAATTTGGGGGTCAAAAATCAGAGTTTGAAGCGAGGTAATAATCGAATCGCGTCCAAACGGAACGGCAAACCAAGGTATGCCCGCAACCGGAAATAATCCGGTGGGCAATTCTTCCATCAGAATTCGCAAATCGTAGATGCTGCGCTGCAAAAAGGCGTTAAAGACTTCATTATCGGTAGAAATTACGGTGGCTTCTTCAAACCAGCTTTCGTAAGCCACTTTCATGCGGCGCGCGCCCATATCAAAGCTATGTGCCAGCGCATTCTGACCATTCCCCAAACCCTGCGGTATAACGTGGTAAGTTACCGCCAATGGAGTGAAAGGTTTCAAAGTCAGGACGAAAACAGCATCAGCCGCTGCCGGGTGAACCGTAGGCATCGCCGAAGCAGAAGTAGAATCGGGCAGGCTGGCACGTTGCGCCAACACTTCATGGGTAGAGCTATTCAAACCCGTAACCGGGATAATTTCATCGGGTGTGTGATCGAAAACAATGTAGGTATAGCGCTCCTGACCATCCAATCCGGCATAGCTAAAACGCAAACGCTTGCCGTCCCATAACGGTTCCTGAATTTCTCCCCTTTTGGCACGGTTATAGCCGCGCACATCAAACATATCGCGGAAATCGCTGCCAAAGCGCAAGTTCAAAACCAAGCGGACGGGAAAAGAATTATAGTTGTAAAAACCGACTCTTTCGTGTAGTCCATCTTCTATGAAGCGATTACGGCGAATACTGATAGTACGGGGCAAAAGGGTGATAGTTTCACCGGGTGTTTCTGCTGGAATACGCATCAAAGGATTCGCGCTTTGGATATTGCCCATGAAGTTAAATTCGCAGGAAGAAGTAAGTAAAACGGGCGTTTCACCACTTACCTTCATCTCCAATATACTTAGGTAGCGCGTATCTTTATAATATATACCTAGCCCTTCTTGGTCATGGTATGGCACATCACCATCCGTATGGCTGACCATAAAGACAAGGTTTTCTTTCAAAACTAACTTGGCGGTCACTAAAAATTATTCCTCCTCAGAACCCCCATGGTGTTAGTGGAATCATATCACATCTTGCTAACTATGCTAGCCCAAAAGTAATTATAATCCTAGATAGGAATAGTGAAAATGCCGGGAGTTTACTGAAAAGAAAGAATTGAAGTAGTAGCCCCGAGAGGACTCGAACCTCCGACGCAAGGTTTAGGAAACCTTCGCTCTATCCACTGAGCTACGGGGCCATGCACAAGCCATATTAGCAACAGGAAGCAGGGGAGTCAAGTTTGGAGTAAAGTAGAGAAATTTGTTATAAAAAAGTACAAGACCCGGCACTTAATGAGGGAGCACTCGGGTCCCGCTGCTTGAGGAGGATAGTGGTTGAACCAACAGACCACGCTATAAATATAGCGCGCTTGTTTGTGCAAATCAACGGCAAAGCGCACAAATTTTAACTATTCTAATGTGTGGTTAGTAACAAATTGTGCATAAATCTAATCAAGATTAGCAATCTTGTTAGCCAATTGTGCAATACTCTAATATTAGAAGATGCACTCAGGTTGTAAATAGTGCAATTTTAGAGGTTATCACAAAAATTATAAATTCCTAGCCTGTTTGGGCTTCCTTTTTTACATTTACAGGCATTATTAACCCTACTTGACATATCTGACAGGTCAGTTAATATGTCAGCAGAAGAAACATTTATGCTAAGCCTGACCTAAATTATGAGTGAGAAAGTGGAACGGAAAGAACGGTTAGAATCTGCGCTAAGCGAATACCGCCGAGAGCGCACCGATAATCCCCGCTTTTATTATAACGAACTGGTAGAACGCAGTCGCGCTACTGCCCGGTTTCGCCCTGTAATTGAAAACTTTATAGAGGGCAAGTTGAGCTTGTCTGAATTCAAAACCGCCGCTTCCGGTTTTAGTCGTTCCGAACAAGCATCCGCACGTGGTCGCACTCAGGGTCGTTACTGGCGTTTCAGCGGAGCAGGCAGGCTCTTCCTTGATAGCCTTTTCAAACGTGCCGAAGATTGTGGCAGGTTAAACGCCCTTTCTCTAATTCTCCAGAATATTCTGAAAACACCCGGTTCGCTGGAAGAAGCAGGGCAGAAATTCGATAGGTTGGAAAGTTTCTGGAACGAAATAACCGAGCAAAGCTACGCAAAGGGTACGCCAATTGGATTAATGACCTATACGATTAGCTATTTCTGGGCAGTGCAGGGTGAAGATTTCCCAATATACAGTCGGGAAATTCGGGAAGCGTTGCAACGCTTCGGACATTTGGGGGCAGCAAGCGATAAATCATCGGCGATTGTGTACAATAATTATTTCATGGCTTCTATGCGATTGGCACGCAATTTCAAGCTCAGTTTATGGGAATTGGAAAGCTTTTTGCATTGGGATGCGCAACACGAAGCTTTGGAATTTAAAACAATCCTGAAAAGTGCGGGGCGTAAATCCCCGGCAGGGCGACGCAACCATTTTGCCCGACTTGAAGCACTTAGGGCAGGGCTTGAGGGACTTTTGCGCCGCGAAGTAGCAAGCAATCTGCGAGGAATCAGCGGTACAGGTGGCGATATTGAAATCCTCCAATTTCAGGAATTGGAACTGCCCTTGCGACTCGAATTAAGGTTGGAAAAATTGGTGCGAGCGGGAGCAGTGTTCGATGGCTTCAACCCTGCCGCGCTGGTTAGTAACGCTGGAGAAGCAGTAGTAGAGCAGCTTAACGGTTTTTTGAGCGAGCGCCGCGAATACGCCTTCTTTCATGACCCGGAACAACCATCGCTACAGCCCAATCTGGCAGCCTTAAGCCGGGAATTTCATCTATTGCAGGTTTTTCCCTCGCTAACCGAACCGGAAGTAACACCGATTGAAACTTTGGTAGCCGAATGGCGGGTATTATACCCCTTCGCACGCAGCCTAGCACAAGCGCTGGAGGAAGAAAAGCCGAGTTATTCTGAAGATCAAATGTCAGTCGATGAAGGATTCGCTTACCCGGTCGAGCGAGAGAGCCTAGAATGGTTAGTTGCTGAGGATACAGGTTCGTACTCCGCCGAACCTCGCGATGACTTTTCTGCACAGCAAGCAACTGAAGACTTTTATATCAATTTT
This window contains:
- a CDS encoding ArnT family glycosyltransferase, which encodes MQFVPTKAAVADSEPDAKTQILRWLAIPLLALLGYGACLSFNFSGEDFVFIHFTAEGQPFYEHTQNQFFRPIPNLAWWLDYNLWGLNPMGYHLTNLLLHAANSLLVSLLAQVLAKNRRVALATGVLFALSPIHAEAVIWISGRPDLIAAFFSLLALVAGLYFFENRKLWLYLLSLLAFGGAIFSKESAITFPLVLLVIGWLANKPGARSKTVLLYLLPYGLVIGLYLALRIEVLGSVGGYNNNGRDLFFISWNGTLGSWIPLLFPLNLKSVGLIPALAIAALLASGYIGLGYLLWRQRSLQIRQILPALGLFYLSYLPALDTSPVTTDLLQSRNLYLPSAGFCLALGICFNWLQTRKATLPTLAVLISTVAGLALALLPWWQSGAVINDTIEQVKEANLPLSPGDTIYYEGLPDSYNGAYLWRNGLNEATQLVLQTGVSGYNRTASLKIDYRRADSGHIWFVRYALDKNVPALRRTFVYAVSQQDRQYASTESKSWDFSGCDTQGWEWEDSSRLSCENKRGFYYYLYGAKTTFSLESPGFESEASPLYLQMDVLTNYDFQQPQILSEIGLSEGDKMPDTYFNFDLSADGRYRRYFFILPDMPDHKNPLHLNLRINKCRNDILWQNFNLVNLPK
- the panB gene encoding 3-methyl-2-oxobutanoate hydroxymethyltransferase, with the translated sequence MAKTLTQSKKKTIPEIMGRKATAGAPKIAMVTAYDYPSALIADRVGMDMILVGDSLAMVVLGYDSTVSVTMEEMLHHCKAVRRGAKDSILVGDMPFGSYQTGSEEAIRNAVRFLKEAGMDAVKLEGGVYQAEIARAIVRSGIPVMGHIGLLPQLVSATGGFKVQGRDEEGARRLLEDAKAMEEAGCFAIVLEAIPDRLATMITNSIKIPTIGIGAGAGCDGQVLVMHDLIGLFDRFTPRFVKKYANVYGMIEDALTQYRDEVVNGQFPATEHTFTIKDDVLARLYA
- a CDS encoding amylo-alpha-1,6-glucosidase → MTAKLVLKENLVFMVSHTDGDVPYHDQEGLGIYYKDTRYLSILEMKVSGETPVLLTSSCEFNFMGNIQSANPLMRIPAETPGETITLLPRTISIRRNRFIEDGLHERVGFYNYNSFPVRLVLNLRFGSDFRDMFDVRGYNRAKRGEIQEPLWDGKRLRFSYAGLDGQERYTYIVFDHTPDEIIPVTGLNSSTHEVLAQRASLPDSTSASAMPTVHPAAADAVFVLTLKPFTPLAVTYHVIPQGLGNGQNALAHSFDMGARRMKVAYESWFEEATVISTDNEVFNAFLQRSIYDLRILMEELPTGLFPVAGIPWFAVPFGRDSIITSLQTLIFDPQIAVGTLRFLAQHQGKVVNDWNEEEPGKILHEMRAGEMTLLHEMPHIPYFGAVDSTPLFLMLFAATMCWLDSDSLYRELLPNVKAALDWIDNYGDRDGDGFIEYDCHNERGVKNQGWKDSAISLLMADGSLPKQPIALVEAQGYVYAAKIGVAEVLERKGEHEWAARLRREAETLKQRFNEVFWMPEAQFFAQALDRDKKQISSITSNPAHCLWCGLVADDKVEAVVKKLTAEDMSSGWGLRTLSSNAPSFNPMSYHNGSVWPHDNSLAAAGLKRVRHNEEAISIISQIFNAAQRFTYFRLPELYCGFQQDTRYYSAPAEYPVSCSPQAWTAGAALLFLQTMLGLEVNATLRRVILRPYFPPYIDWVELKGLNIGNQPVSLRVSRRDQHRYQLEILDNERDIEVVLMSR
- a CDS encoding McrB family protein; translation: MSEKVERKERLESALSEYRRERTDNPRFYYNELVERSRATARFRPVIENFIEGKLSLSEFKTAASGFSRSEQASARGRTQGRYWRFSGAGRLFLDSLFKRAEDCGRLNALSLILQNILKTPGSLEEAGQKFDRLESFWNEITEQSYAKGTPIGLMTYTISYFWAVQGEDFPIYSREIREALQRFGHLGAASDKSSAIVYNNYFMASMRLARNFKLSLWELESFLHWDAQHEALEFKTILKSAGRKSPAGRRNHFARLEALRAGLEGLLRREVASNLRGISGTGGDIEILQFQELELPLRLELRLEKLVRAGAVFDGFNPAALVSNAGEAVVEQLNGFLSERREYAFFHDPEQPSLQPNLAALSREFHLLQVFPSLTEPEVTPIETLVAEWRVLYPFARSLAQALEEEKPSYSEDQMSVDEGFAYPVERESLEWLVAEDTGSYSAEPRDDFSAQQATEDFYINFLQDEENIRRTTELQILMRTAIPPLTPKQMEGLTAYVESRLVVDSGTIREIITHLQAGRNVLLYGPPGCGKTRLARLIAGQMGGRDPGWTPEEEAVNYTLATATAEWSIYEVIGGIRPGLSAELEHIAAQPPELVGMPSERIQYFFEPGVVSRAVLECETSLRTNLRPHYLIIDEFNRANQERAFGELFTLLEYRDRPLLPARRIGRRLPLYIPDSFRIIGTMNSDDRNTLFDLGMALRRRFALVEIGLPNRKAERGFLPRAVKARLPETELDSQGNFANPVMQQALDTLLELVEAIRPDLTDPQQNGKKIGTATLIECLVFCVVASRYYQSWQDALEDALLDNLLPQLDRSTSGVARALQALASNPILRDLGRVRASLLRMSRNNAQYFQA